A region of Maribacter algicola DNA encodes the following proteins:
- a CDS encoding aldose epimerase family protein, whose protein sequence is MKKSTKIYYAYTLLLLLVVNVNCKDKKNKEMKEETPKENISKVSITESAYGTTQDGKKVTQFFLKNEGGIEVDIITYGGRITALRTPDKDGNMENVVLGFEDLAQYEKDNPYFGALIGRYGNRIAKGKFRIGEEAYTLAQNNGENSLHGGIKGFDKQVWEAKTAVGNNSASLILTYLSKDKEEGFPGNLTTTVTYTLNDDNSLDVLYEATTDKATVVNLTQHAYFNLSGDFSNTILDHVVEIDADTFLPVDGGLIPTGELRPVEGTPFDFREPKPVGQDISEDNEQLQLGGGYDHCWLLNDQQAGFRKVASAYHPATGRYLEVSTDEPGIQFYTGNFLDGTLPAPNNGTYAKRSGLCLETQHYPDSPNQEKFPSVVLNSGEKYTTKTTFTLTTK, encoded by the coding sequence ATGAAAAAATCAACCAAGATTTATTATGCATATACATTGCTACTTTTGCTTGTGGTCAATGTAAACTGCAAGGATAAAAAGAACAAAGAAATGAAAGAAGAAACGCCCAAAGAGAATATATCCAAGGTCAGTATTACGGAAAGTGCGTATGGAACGACCCAGGACGGTAAAAAAGTAACCCAATTTTTCTTAAAAAATGAAGGTGGTATCGAGGTTGATATTATTACCTACGGTGGCCGTATCACGGCTTTAAGAACCCCGGACAAAGATGGAAATATGGAAAATGTAGTTTTGGGTTTTGAAGATTTGGCCCAATATGAAAAGGACAATCCCTACTTTGGGGCGCTGATCGGGAGATATGGCAACCGTATCGCCAAAGGAAAGTTCCGTATTGGAGAAGAAGCATATACCTTGGCACAAAACAATGGGGAAAATAGCCTGCATGGCGGTATCAAGGGATTTGACAAACAGGTTTGGGAAGCCAAGACAGCTGTAGGTAACAATTCAGCTTCACTCATTCTTACCTATTTGAGCAAGGACAAGGAAGAGGGCTTTCCCGGAAATCTAACTACCACGGTTACCTATACCCTGAATGACGACAATTCCCTGGATGTATTGTATGAGGCTACAACGGATAAAGCTACCGTTGTAAACCTTACCCAGCACGCCTATTTTAATCTATCGGGAGATTTTTCAAATACAATTTTGGACCACGTCGTTGAAATTGATGCGGACACTTTCTTGCCTGTAGATGGTGGTCTAATCCCAACAGGGGAGTTGAGGCCAGTTGAAGGTACACCTTTCGACTTTAGGGAACCGAAACCAGTAGGTCAGGATATTTCCGAAGATAACGAACAACTGCAATTAGGCGGCGGTTACGATCATTGTTGGTTGTTAAATGACCAACAGGCTGGCTTTAGAAAAGTGGCTAGTGCCTATCACCCTGCAACAGGGAGGTATTTGGAGGTGTCTACGGACGAGCCGGGTATTCAGTTCTATACCGGAAATTTCTTGGACGGTACGCTTCCAGCTCCAAATAATGGTACTTATGCTAAGAGGAGCGGACTTTGTTTGGAAACCCAGCATTATCCGGATTCTCCCAATCAAGAAAAATTTCCATCCGTAGTATTAAATTCGGGTGAGAAGTATACCACCAAAACAACATTTACATTAACAACCAAATAG
- the araA gene encoding L-arabinose isomerase: protein MAEKEIWFVTGSQHLYGPETLDQVAKNSKEIVKGLNKSAHIPLKIVYKPTVKTPQEITDICLEASSNQSCIGIITWMHTFSPAKMWIKGLSVLNKPLCHLHTQFNAEIPWESIDMDFMNLNQSAHGDREFGHMMTRMRKNRKIVVGHWETERVQKKIGNWSRVALGWNEFQNLKVARLGDNMREVSVTDGDKVEAQFRFGFSVNGYDSSDVVKYIKGLDQKEVDALVENYEQAYELSDSLKEGGKQRSSLIEAAKIELGLRKFLDEGGFKAFTDTFENLGELKQLPGIATQRLMDDGYGFGAEGDWKTSALLRAMKVMAQGLEGGTSFMEDYTYHFTPQKSYVLGSHMLEICPSIAEGKPSCEIHPLGIGGKDDPVRLVFNSPAGPAINVSLVDLGNRFRLIVNEVEAMEPEGKLPNLPVARVLWDAHPNLEVAATGWILAGGAHHTVYTQALTTEFIEDFAEMAGIELVVIDRNTTIRDLKNQLNANEVYFQLFKNNL, encoded by the coding sequence ATGGCAGAGAAGGAAATTTGGTTTGTAACGGGAAGCCAACATTTATATGGTCCTGAGACATTGGATCAGGTTGCAAAAAATTCAAAGGAAATAGTAAAGGGTCTGAACAAATCGGCACACATCCCTCTAAAAATTGTGTACAAACCCACAGTAAAAACCCCCCAGGAAATAACGGATATTTGCCTGGAGGCAAGTTCCAATCAGTCCTGTATAGGAATCATTACTTGGATGCATACGTTTTCCCCGGCAAAGATGTGGATCAAGGGTTTAAGTGTTTTGAACAAGCCCCTTTGCCATCTGCATACCCAATTCAATGCGGAAATACCCTGGGAATCCATAGATATGGATTTTATGAACCTGAACCAATCGGCTCACGGCGATCGGGAGTTCGGACATATGATGACCCGTATGCGAAAAAATAGAAAGATTGTGGTTGGACATTGGGAAACCGAAAGGGTACAGAAAAAAATAGGGAATTGGAGTCGGGTCGCCCTTGGATGGAATGAATTTCAAAATTTAAAGGTCGCCCGTTTAGGGGATAATATGCGAGAGGTTTCGGTGACAGATGGTGATAAAGTGGAGGCCCAGTTCCGTTTTGGATTTTCCGTAAACGGATATGATTCATCCGATGTGGTAAAGTACATTAAAGGGTTGGACCAAAAGGAGGTCGATGCATTGGTTGAAAACTATGAGCAGGCATATGAATTGAGTGATTCTTTGAAAGAAGGAGGAAAGCAGCGAAGTTCCTTAATCGAGGCGGCAAAGATAGAGTTGGGACTTCGGAAATTTTTAGATGAAGGCGGATTTAAGGCCTTCACGGATACTTTTGAGAATCTTGGTGAATTAAAACAACTACCGGGAATCGCTACACAAAGATTGATGGACGATGGTTATGGCTTTGGAGCGGAAGGAGATTGGAAAACTTCCGCATTGCTCAGGGCAATGAAAGTAATGGCACAGGGACTTGAAGGTGGAACTTCTTTTATGGAAGATTACACCTATCACTTTACCCCTCAAAAATCCTACGTCCTAGGGTCCCACATGCTGGAGATATGTCCGTCAATAGCCGAGGGTAAACCTTCTTGTGAAATACACCCGTTGGGAATTGGGGGCAAGGATGATCCAGTACGTTTGGTCTTCAATTCTCCCGCAGGACCGGCAATCAATGTCTCTTTAGTGGATTTGGGGAATAGGTTCCGGTTGATAGTCAACGAGGTAGAGGCCATGGAACCAGAAGGTAAATTACCTAATTTACCTGTAGCTAGGGTACTATGGGATGCACATCCTAATTTGGAGGTGGCCGCTACCGGTTGGATTCTGGCAGGAGGTGCCCATCATACGGTCTATACACAAGCATTGACCACCGAATTTATAGAGGATTTTGCGGAAATGGCCGGTATTGAGTTGGTTGTTATAGATAGAAATACGACCATTAGGGATTTAAAAAACCAATTGAATGCCAACGAGGTCTATTTTCAATTGTTTAAAAATAACTTGTAA
- a CDS encoding DsrE family protein → MKRILSLFLVTAALFLAIPDAYGQKKLDKGTIEDLQTTPKYGFILTTERHFKGVLGMYDLLIENGLEIEAYEIVVKGMVVKELTKGSELETFFEKYKGKVKVSVCSVAMEKLGVEAKSLFDGLDITPTASVRMLQLQALGYNTLTY, encoded by the coding sequence ATGAAACGTATATTATCCCTTTTTTTGGTTACAGCAGCGCTTTTTCTTGCTATTCCGGACGCATATGGTCAGAAAAAACTGGACAAGGGAACCATTGAAGACTTACAAACAACTCCCAAATACGGTTTTATACTTACAACGGAAAGGCACTTCAAAGGGGTGCTGGGCATGTATGACCTTTTGATTGAAAACGGATTGGAAATTGAGGCATATGAGATTGTGGTAAAAGGCATGGTGGTCAAGGAACTGACAAAGGGGTCTGAGTTGGAGACCTTTTTTGAAAAGTATAAAGGAAAGGTGAAGGTCAGTGTCTGTAGTGTTGCCATGGAAAAACTGGGCGTAGAGGCAAAATCCCTTTTTGACGGTTTGGACATTACTCCAACTGCCTCGGTACGGATGCTTCAATTGCAGGCGCTTGGTTACAATACCTTGACTTACTAA
- a CDS encoding sodium:solute symporter: MQTLDTFDWVAIVFYFLILLGIAVWVIRKKEDNTEDYFLAGRNVGWFVVGASIFASNIGSEHVVGLAGAGASDKLPMLIYEIHAWIVLILGWVFLPFYARSGVFTMPEFLEKRFDARSRWVLSIFSIVAYVLTKISVTIYAGGVVVSALLGIDFWTGAIATVILTGIYTVLGGMRAVVYTETLQAVLLVLGAAVLTYLGLEKVGGWGSLVEIVKPEYLNMWRPPSDPDFPWPSLVISSTIVGIWYWCTDQYIVQRALTAKNIKEGRRGTIFGAVMKLMPVFLFLIPGVIALALKMKGELHWDSPDEAFPVLMSNVLPSGLRGLVAAGLLAALMSSLASVFNSVSTLFTVDIYKKLRPNTPEKKLVRTGQLATVVVVIIGIIWIPIMANISGVLYEYLQSVQSYIAPPITAVFLLGIFHKRINGLGAFATLIMGIIVAAIRIVLELIKDDLNPDGFLYKMGAMNFLTFGAWFFLACVLFAVVVSLFSPAPSAEQVANLTFGTISEEEKVKNKNSYNWKDIVISILVLAVVIGVMVFFNGK, translated from the coding sequence ATGCAGACACTAGATACTTTTGACTGGGTAGCCATTGTCTTTTACTTTTTGATACTCCTAGGCATAGCCGTTTGGGTAATTAGAAAGAAAGAGGACAATACTGAAGATTATTTTTTGGCCGGCCGTAATGTAGGTTGGTTCGTAGTAGGTGCTTCCATTTTTGCTTCCAACATTGGTTCGGAACATGTGGTAGGTCTTGCAGGGGCCGGGGCCAGCGATAAGCTCCCCATGTTGATATATGAAATCCACGCCTGGATCGTTTTGATTTTGGGCTGGGTGTTTTTACCTTTTTACGCCCGTAGCGGGGTGTTTACCATGCCCGAGTTTTTGGAAAAACGGTTCGATGCGCGCTCTCGCTGGGTATTGTCCATCTTTTCTATTGTGGCCTATGTACTGACGAAAATATCCGTTACTATTTATGCTGGTGGTGTCGTAGTTTCTGCTTTGTTGGGAATCGACTTTTGGACAGGAGCTATCGCCACGGTAATCCTAACCGGAATCTACACCGTTTTGGGTGGAATGCGAGCCGTAGTGTATACGGAAACCTTACAGGCCGTTCTTTTAGTGCTGGGTGCTGCGGTCCTTACCTACTTAGGTCTTGAAAAAGTAGGGGGATGGGGCAGTTTGGTAGAAATCGTAAAGCCGGAATATTTGAATATGTGGCGACCACCCAGTGACCCGGATTTTCCTTGGCCTTCCTTGGTAATATCCAGTACCATTGTAGGTATCTGGTATTGGTGTACCGACCAGTACATCGTGCAAAGGGCATTGACTGCCAAAAATATAAAAGAAGGAAGAAGGGGAACCATTTTTGGGGCCGTTATGAAACTGATGCCCGTATTTCTATTCCTAATTCCAGGGGTCATTGCCCTAGCCTTAAAAATGAAAGGTGAATTACATTGGGACTCCCCAGATGAAGCTTTCCCCGTATTGATGAGTAATGTGTTGCCTTCCGGTTTACGTGGTCTGGTAGCTGCCGGATTATTGGCGGCCTTGATGAGCTCCTTGGCCTCGGTGTTTAACTCGGTATCTACCTTGTTTACCGTGGATATTTATAAAAAATTAAGGCCCAATACCCCAGAAAAGAAATTGGTGCGTACAGGACAGTTGGCTACTGTGGTAGTGGTTATTATCGGTATTATTTGGATACCCATTATGGCTAATATTTCCGGGGTACTTTATGAATATTTACAAAGTGTTCAATCTTATATCGCCCCACCAATAACTGCCGTGTTCCTTTTGGGTATTTTCCATAAGCGAATCAATGGTCTGGGAGCTTTTGCCACATTGATCATGGGTATCATTGTTGCTGCCATTAGAATAGTTTTGGAATTGATAAAAGACGATTTGAATCCGGATGGATTTTTGTACAAAATGGGCGCGATGAACTTTTTGACCTTTGGGGCCTGGTTCTTTTTGGCCTGCGTACTTTTTGCTGTGGTAGTTAGCCTTTTTTCTCCGGCACCGTCTGCCGAGCAGGTGGCGAACTTGACCTTTGGAACCATAAGCGAAGAGGAGAAGGTTAAAAATAAAAATAGTTACAATTGGAAGGATATCGTTATCTCTATTTTGGTCTTGGCAGTGGTGATTGGCGTAATGGTATTTTTTAACGGAAAGTAG
- a CDS encoding alkaline phosphatase, protein MKSIILLFVFVLSVQNILAQSFKIHSHNDYAHPVPFWEAYASELNSIEVDVFLKNDTLYVTHDEKDIVPSRTLQNLYLNPLTQAMALNLGKQKKLQLLIDIKSGYKNTLRQLMLVLEQYPMMTDPDKITIIISGNRPPIKEYTKYPDFIQFDYQSLEDIESKKIWDKIALISLSFKNFSNWNGKGRLTKDDLEKIKEVVQKAHSYKKPFRFWATPDSKTAWKAFVDLGVDFINTDMPKESSLYLKTLEHRNYYNKTVSEVYKPTFKSDKKKSRVKNIILMIGDGNGLAQISAATLANGGSLTLTQLKSIGLLKTQSADDFTTDSAAGATALATGTKTNNRAIGVGPQDEELTSISEILHENGRITGCITTDHITGATPSSFYAHRKDRSDVDGIVSDLLQSKLSLVIGGGSPTIEEEISKLGFQIMDNTDAIAESEAERSAHFFSNGDVKSIREGRGNILAKSTRDALTFLSAKNTPFLLMVEAAKIDSYGHLNDVGGIITEGIDFDRAITEAIKFADSNEDTLVIITADHETSGFSIPQGNMKERSIEGDFTTDDHTGIMVPIFAYGPRSDEFQGVYQNTEVFGKMLEAMELKKRD, encoded by the coding sequence ATGAAAAGCATTATTCTTTTATTCGTTTTCGTTCTTTCCGTTCAAAACATACTCGCACAATCCTTTAAAATACACTCACACAATGATTATGCGCATCCTGTTCCATTCTGGGAGGCCTATGCCAGCGAGCTTAATTCGATAGAGGTCGATGTTTTTTTAAAAAACGATACCTTATATGTAACCCATGATGAAAAAGACATTGTTCCAAGTCGCACCCTTCAAAATCTTTACCTAAACCCATTAACGCAGGCAATGGCCCTTAATTTGGGGAAACAGAAAAAACTCCAACTCCTCATCGATATAAAATCAGGATATAAAAATACCCTACGGCAGCTGATGTTGGTGTTAGAGCAATATCCCATGATGACGGACCCAGATAAAATTACCATTATCATATCGGGCAATAGACCACCAATTAAAGAATACACGAAATATCCAGACTTTATCCAGTTTGATTACCAAAGTCTAGAAGATATAGAAAGCAAAAAAATATGGGACAAAATTGCACTGATCAGTCTCAGCTTTAAAAATTTCTCCAATTGGAACGGCAAAGGACGTTTGACAAAGGATGATTTGGAAAAAATCAAAGAAGTAGTGCAAAAGGCACATTCATACAAAAAGCCTTTCCGATTCTGGGCCACACCAGATTCCAAAACCGCCTGGAAGGCATTTGTAGATCTTGGAGTGGATTTTATAAATACCGATATGCCCAAGGAATCCTCCCTATATTTAAAAACCTTGGAGCATCGGAATTATTATAATAAAACAGTTTCCGAGGTGTATAAGCCTACCTTTAAATCTGACAAGAAAAAATCACGCGTAAAAAACATTATCCTTATGATCGGTGATGGAAACGGTCTTGCACAAATATCGGCCGCGACACTGGCCAACGGAGGAAGTCTTACCCTTACTCAACTTAAAAGTATTGGTCTTTTAAAAACACAATCGGCAGATGATTTTACCACGGATTCCGCCGCCGGAGCCACTGCCCTGGCTACTGGTACAAAAACCAACAATAGAGCCATTGGGGTAGGCCCCCAAGATGAGGAGTTAACTTCCATTAGCGAAATTCTGCATGAAAATGGCCGTATTACGGGATGTATTACTACCGACCATATTACAGGAGCGACGCCTTCCTCTTTTTATGCACATAGAAAAGATCGTTCCGATGTAGATGGAATTGTTTCTGATTTGTTGCAAAGCAAGCTTTCACTGGTCATTGGTGGGGGTAGCCCAACTATTGAAGAAGAAATCTCAAAATTGGGCTTTCAAATTATGGACAATACAGATGCCATTGCAGAAAGCGAAGCTGAACGTTCAGCTCATTTTTTTTCCAACGGGGATGTAAAGAGCATCCGAGAAGGGAGGGGCAACATACTGGCGAAGTCTACAAGGGACGCCCTCACATTTTTAAGTGCCAAAAACACCCCATTTCTACTCATGGTAGAAGCTGCAAAAATAGATTCCTATGGTCATCTAAATGACGTGGGGGGAATTATTACTGAAGGCATAGATTTTGACAGGGCCATCACAGAGGCAATAAAATTCGCAGACAGCAATGAGGATACCTTGGTAATTATTACCGCCGATCATGAGACTTCGGGATTTAGCATTCCACAAGGAAATATGAAGGAAAGATCAATAGAAGGAGATTTTACAACGGATGACCATACAGGCATTATGGTCCCCATTTTCGCCTATGGTCCACGTTCAGACGAATTCCAAGGGGTCTATCAAAATACCGAGGTATTTGGAAAGATGTTAGAGGCCATGGAGCTAAAAAAACGAGATTGA
- a CDS encoding ribulokinase — MKKSYVIGLDYGSDSVRAVLINTQNGEEIASEVCWYKRWKENKYCNPSMNQFRQHPLDHIEGLEKTVKAVMSKSNVHPAEIKGICIDTTGSSPVPLAKDGTPLAMVDGFTENPNAMMVLWKDHTAIKEAELINELGASWGGENFTKYVGGIYSSEWFWAKIAHVIKEDEEVKNNAYTWMEHCDIMTFLLIEDQNLETFKRSRCAAGHKAMWHESWGGLPPKEFLSKIHPYLADLRDRLYEETYTSDEVAGTLSQEWANRLGLTTDTVVAVGTFDAHSGAVGAKIDEHALVRVMGTSTCDIMVATDTEIDGKTIKGICGQVDGSVIPGFVGLEAGQSAFGDLLAWFKDVLSWPVENLVLTSDILSEQQKLDLKKEIENDFIKKLSDAAEAIPLEESIPTALDWINGRRTPDADQNLKSAISNLSLGSKAPHIFKALVNAICFGSKKIADRFQEEGVEINSVIGIGGVARKSPFIMQTLANVMDMPIKVAASDQAPALGAAIYAAVASGIYSNVVEASTHMGSEFEAEYHPEKASVETYRQLMESYNELGKFIETSIKSK; from the coding sequence TTGAAGAAATCATATGTTATAGGGTTGGACTATGGTTCGGATTCCGTCCGGGCCGTACTTATCAATACCCAAAATGGAGAAGAGATAGCGTCCGAAGTTTGCTGGTACAAGAGATGGAAGGAAAATAAATATTGTAATCCGTCCATGAATCAATTTAGACAGCACCCACTTGATCACATAGAGGGTTTGGAAAAAACGGTTAAGGCGGTTATGTCCAAAAGTAATGTGCATCCCGCTGAGATCAAAGGAATCTGTATAGATACCACGGGTTCATCGCCAGTTCCACTGGCTAAAGATGGCACACCATTGGCCATGGTAGATGGGTTTACGGAGAATCCAAATGCCATGATGGTACTTTGGAAGGACCATACGGCCATAAAGGAAGCGGAACTCATAAATGAATTAGGAGCTTCCTGGGGAGGGGAAAACTTTACCAAGTATGTAGGGGGTATTTATTCATCGGAATGGTTTTGGGCCAAAATTGCCCATGTAATCAAGGAAGACGAAGAGGTTAAGAACAATGCCTACACCTGGATGGAGCATTGTGATATAATGACCTTTCTGTTGATTGAAGACCAAAATTTGGAAACCTTTAAACGAAGTAGATGTGCCGCGGGTCATAAGGCGATGTGGCATGAAAGCTGGGGCGGATTGCCTCCAAAGGAATTTTTGAGTAAAATACATCCTTATCTGGCCGATCTTAGAGACCGTCTTTATGAAGAGACCTATACATCCGATGAGGTAGCCGGTACTTTAAGTCAAGAATGGGCAAATCGCTTGGGACTCACCACAGATACCGTTGTTGCAGTAGGCACTTTTGATGCCCATTCCGGGGCTGTGGGTGCAAAAATTGATGAGCATGCCCTGGTACGTGTTATGGGAACCTCTACATGTGACATTATGGTGGCCACTGATACCGAAATAGACGGTAAAACGATAAAGGGTATCTGCGGACAAGTAGACGGTTCGGTCATTCCCGGCTTTGTGGGATTGGAAGCCGGTCAGTCCGCTTTTGGAGACTTACTGGCCTGGTTTAAGGATGTACTTTCATGGCCAGTGGAAAATTTGGTTTTGACTTCGGACATTTTATCGGAACAACAAAAACTCGATTTAAAGAAGGAAATAGAAAACGATTTTATAAAAAAATTATCGGATGCCGCTGAGGCCATTCCTTTGGAGGAAAGTATTCCCACCGCGTTGGACTGGATCAATGGGCGGCGTACACCGGATGCCGACCAAAACTTGAAAAGTGCCATTTCCAACCTTTCTTTGGGGAGTAAGGCACCCCATATTTTCAAGGCCTTGGTCAATGCCATTTGTTTTGGTTCTAAAAAGATTGCGGACCGTTTTCAGGAGGAAGGGGTCGAAATAAACTCGGTAATAGGAATCGGTGGAGTGGCCAGAAAATCACCTTTTATCATGCAGACCTTGGCCAATGTTATGGACATGCCCATAAAGGTGGCGGCTTCAGATCAGGCTCCTGCTTTGGGCGCAGCGATATATGCAGCCGTGGCATCGGGAATCTACTCAAATGTTGTTGAGGCCAGTACACATATGGGAAGCGAGTTTGAAGCGGAATATCATCCAGAAAAGGCTTCCGTTGAAACATATCGGCAATTGATGGAATCCTATAATGAACTCGGAAAATTCATCGAAACATCCATAAAATCAAAATAA
- a CDS encoding HAD family hydrolase produces MKYKCIIFDCDGVLVDSELISAKVLVTMANEMGLPMDVAFVLKNFMGKSFYDIMDYLEKKLNSPLPVTFESEFRSMTFKAFQSDLKPIEGIPNLLKQLKIPFCVASSGPLEKIRHNLTATGLIDKFQNRMFSCYEIQSWKPSPDIYLHAASCMGFSPKDCAVIEDSDSGIQAAISGGFDVFIYDSNQNHRSRQLKNGVIFNHMNELLSLVS; encoded by the coding sequence ATGAAATATAAGTGTATCATTTTTGATTGTGATGGGGTACTGGTCGATAGCGAATTGATTTCCGCGAAAGTTTTAGTGACCATGGCCAATGAGATGGGTTTACCCATGGATGTAGCTTTCGTGCTCAAAAATTTTATGGGAAAATCCTTTTACGACATCATGGATTACCTAGAAAAAAAGCTCAACAGCCCGCTACCGGTAACATTTGAATCAGAATTCAGGTCAATGACCTTTAAGGCCTTTCAATCTGATCTTAAACCGATAGAGGGCATACCCAACCTGTTGAAGCAATTAAAAATTCCATTTTGTGTGGCTTCTAGTGGCCCATTGGAGAAAATACGTCATAATTTGACTGCTACCGGGCTCATTGATAAATTTCAAAATAGAATGTTCAGCTGTTATGAAATACAAAGCTGGAAACCAAGTCCGGATATTTATTTACATGCAGCAAGTTGCATGGGATTCAGTCCTAAAGACTGTGCAGTGATAGAAGATAGCGATAGCGGCATACAGGCGGCCATTTCTGGTGGATTTGATGTTTTTATATATGATTCAAATCAAAACCACAGGAGCCGTCAATTAAAAAACGGGGTGATCTTTAACCATATGAACGAACTATTATCCCTAGTATCATAA
- a CDS encoding L-ribulose-5-phosphate 4-epimerase, with protein MSSKYEALKQECFEANIALNNLGLVIYTFGNVSAVDRQNGVFAIKPSGVPYEKLKPEDIVILDYDNTIIEGSMRPSSDTKTHAYLYKNWEHIGGIAHTHATYSVAWAQAQRDIPIFGTTHADHLTQDIPCAEPMSDELIEGNYEHNTGIQILDCFKDRNLSPEEVEMVLLGNHGPFAWGKTAAKAVYNSKVLETVAQMAYLTLQINPEAPRLKDSLVKKHYERKHGKNAYYGQ; from the coding sequence ATGAGTTCAAAATACGAAGCACTGAAGCAGGAATGTTTTGAAGCAAATATAGCATTGAACAACCTAGGTCTGGTCATTTACACTTTTGGTAACGTGAGCGCTGTGGACAGGCAAAATGGCGTTTTTGCCATTAAGCCAAGTGGAGTGCCCTATGAGAAACTGAAACCTGAGGATATAGTAATTTTAGATTATGACAATACTATAATCGAAGGAAGTATGAGACCTTCATCGGATACCAAAACCCACGCCTATTTATACAAGAATTGGGAACACATTGGGGGTATTGCGCATACACATGCAACGTATTCCGTTGCTTGGGCACAGGCCCAAAGGGATATACCTATTTTTGGTACAACGCATGCGGACCACTTGACGCAGGATATTCCTTGTGCGGAACCGATGAGCGACGAACTTATTGAAGGCAACTACGAGCATAATACCGGAATTCAAATTTTGGATTGTTTCAAGGATCGAAATCTTTCCCCTGAAGAAGTGGAAATGGTCCTGTTGGGAAACCATGGACCTTTTGCATGGGGCAAAACGGCGGCCAAGGCCGTGTATAACAGTAAGGTTTTGGAAACGGTGGCCCAAATGGCCTATCTAACGTTGCAAATAAATCCCGAAGCTCCTAGACTTAAGGATTCCCTTGTAAAAAAGCACTACGAACGTAAGCATGGAAAAAATGCGTACTACGGACAATAA